A section of the Paracoccaceae bacterium genome encodes:
- a CDS encoding metal-dependent hydrolase, giving the protein MPYLPDPAHLRVASYNIRKTRGLDQRRDPARILGVINQLNADVIALQEADRRLGNRPSALCRTLIQSETDYRVVNLATNDVSLGWHGNAILVRKGICVANIARIDLPGLEPRGAVRVRIEHSGVLDVVGTHLGLTRYHRRHQLRALADNLQGSGQAILLGDFNEWSLRKGLEPIRDRFDVKAPGRTYHAAQPLAALDRIAVSKGMDVRATGVEDGPLARRASDHLPIWADVTLAPDIAAISNRAPARLPCAADRV; this is encoded by the coding sequence ATGCCATATTTACCTGACCCGGCGCATTTGCGCGTCGCCAGCTATAATATCAGGAAAACGCGCGGATTGGACCAGCGCCGCGATCCTGCGCGGATTCTGGGTGTTATCAATCAACTGAACGCCGATGTCATTGCCCTGCAAGAAGCTGACAGGCGGCTGGGGAACAGGCCCTCGGCGCTGTGCCGGACCCTGATCCAGAGTGAGACGGATTACCGGGTCGTGAATCTGGCAACCAATGACGTCAGCCTTGGCTGGCACGGCAATGCGATTCTGGTACGCAAGGGCATTTGCGTTGCGAATATCGCGCGCATCGACCTGCCGGGTCTTGAACCGCGTGGTGCAGTACGTGTGCGGATCGAGCATTCCGGAGTGCTGGACGTTGTTGGCACGCATCTTGGGCTGACGCGCTATCACCGGCGCCATCAGCTGCGCGCCCTTGCCGACAACCTGCAAGGTTCGGGGCAGGCGATCCTGCTTGGTGATTTCAACGAATGGTCCCTGCGCAAGGGGCTGGAACCGATCCGGGACCGATTTGACGTGAAGGCCCCCGGACGCACTTATCACGCGGCTCAGCCGCTGGCGGCCCTGGATCGGATCGCGGTTAGCAAGGGCATGGACGTGCGCGCCACAGGCGTCGAGGATGGTCCGTTGGCGCGGCGGGCATCGGATCACCTGCCGATATGGGCAGATGTGACTCTGGCCCCGGACATCGCCGCTATTTCGAATAGAGCACCGGCACGGTTGCCTTGTGCAGCAGATCGCGTGTGA
- a CDS encoding helix-turn-helix domain-containing protein: MYVTIPSDHVEQNLPLPNADPIAPTQSRAIKAGAYLFHEGDDATRIYQVVSGVLRLTRVMEDGRRQVIAFGYPGDIVGFPACGQHHTDCNALTPATVIPYRRDMLETGEGDPELHRTLLQAALREISNMQDHFMMLGRKSATEKVSSFLSVLADRVGAPMGNYTQVDLPMSRSDIADFLGLTTETISRTLTQLRKSRIIALENIHTVIILKPETLRAMAQNDD, from the coding sequence ATGTATGTCACCATTCCCAGCGACCACGTCGAACAGAACCTGCCCCTGCCCAATGCTGATCCGATCGCACCGACACAATCGCGCGCGATCAAGGCTGGCGCATACCTGTTTCACGAAGGCGACGACGCAACCCGGATTTACCAGGTTGTCAGCGGTGTCCTGCGTCTGACGCGCGTGATGGAAGATGGGCGCCGGCAGGTCATCGCGTTCGGATACCCCGGCGACATCGTCGGCTTCCCCGCCTGCGGTCAGCATCACACCGATTGCAACGCGCTGACCCCTGCCACGGTCATCCCGTATCGTCGCGACATGCTGGAAACCGGCGAAGGCGATCCCGAATTGCACCGCACATTGTTGCAGGCCGCCCTGCGCGAGATCAGCAACATGCAGGATCATTTCATGATGCTGGGCCGCAAATCTGCCACTGAAAAAGTGTCTTCCTTCCTGTCGGTTCTGGCTGACCGCGTGGGCGCGCCCATGGGCAACTATACCCAGGTCGACCTTCCGATGAGCCGCTCAGACATCGCTGATTTCCTTGGATTGACCACCGAAACCATCAGCAGAACGCTGACCCAACTGCGCAAATCCCGGATTATCGCGCTGGAGAACATTCACACGGTCATCATCCTGAAGCCCGAAACACTGCGTGCGATGGCCCAGAACGACGACTGA
- a CDS encoding IS630 family transposase (programmed frameshift): protein MSAPLPSALRIRFQRYIEEGLSGRAAALRLKLSPATGARWARQVRMKGHAEPARQGPPRGKGKLAPHREFFEELIAQDPDITLFELRNALADAEGVRVHHSSIANLLSRLGFTYKKSLVATERRRAKVRQQRADWFRYRSPAIATFPERVVFIDETAVKTNLTRLRGRAKRGKRLTMDAPFGSWGTQTLIAGLTQGALIAPWVIKGAIDGPAFAAYIREVLVPEINPGTVVILDNLATHRNKEATQALRNHGCWFLYLPPYSPDLNPIEQAFSKLKAHLRRIGARSFTQVFEAIGAICDLYDPVECWNYFKAAGYVSG from the exons ATGTCAGCACCTTTGCCATCTGCGCTTCGGATACGGTTTCAGAGATACATTGAAGAAGGGTTGAGCGGGCGCGCGGCGGCGTTGCGGTTGAAGCTGTCGCCTGCCACAGGCGCGCGGTGGGCGCGTCAGGTGAGGATGAAGGGTCATGCGGAACCTGCCCGGCAGGGACCGCCGCGCGGCAAGGGAAAGCTGGCTCCGCATCGGGAATTCTTTGAGGAGTTGATCGCACAAGACCCTGACATCACGCTCTTTGAGTTGCGTAATGCGCTGGCCGATGCAGAGGGTGTGCGGGTGCATCACTCCTCCATCGCCAACCTTCTGTCCCGGCTCGGCTTCACGTAC AAAAAGTCGCTGGTCGCCACCGAGCGCCGCCGCGCCAAGGTAAGGCAGCAACGGGCCGACTGGTTCAGATACCGCTCGCCAGCCATTGCGACCTTTCCTGAGCGCGTTGTCTTTATTGACGAAACCGCAGTGAAGACAAACCTCACGCGCCTACGCGGCAGAGCCAAGCGCGGTAAGCGCCTGACGATGGATGCGCCCTTCGGAAGCTGGGGAACCCAAACCTTGATCGCGGGCCTGACCCAAGGCGCGCTGATCGCACCTTGGGTCATCAAGGGAGCGATAGATGGCCCCGCCTTCGCGGCCTACATCCGCGAAGTGCTGGTCCCCGAGATCAACCCCGGCACTGTCGTCATTCTCGACAACCTGGCAACCCACCGGAATAAGGAGGCGACGCAGGCTTTACGCAATCACGGCTGCTGGTTCCTTTACCTGCCACCGTACTCGCCCGACCTGAATCCCATCGAGCAGGCCTTCTCTAAACTGAAAGCCCATTTGCGACGGATCGGGGCCAGGTCCTTTACCCAGGTCTTCGAAGCAATCGGAGCAATCTGCGATCTCTACGACCCAGTAGAATGCTGGAACTACTTTAAGGCCGCCGGATATGTCTCAGGTTAA
- a CDS encoding PAS domain S-box protein yields the protein MTERSPDSNLLSAIFDAAVDAIIVSDKTGMITQANTAAVGLFGYDLAELTTLNVRALMPGPMADQHDDFIASHIETGEKKIIDIGREVEGLRRDGTVFPLHLSVGRAVVDGELLFFAILHDLSYRKTTEEALARSQRLDAIGQMTGGIAHDFNNLLTVVIGNLELLEMRLGDTSDAALLTDALEAAELGADLTSQLMVFARKSILKPEPLNLNDLCQKSLAILRRTLGATYDIQTRFSQNLALVEVDPTQLQSAIVNMAINAKDAMPEGGKLVFETALMEIDDRYVAQETDVEPGTYVRLSISDTGEGMTPEAQQRAFEPFFTTKAIGKGTGLGLSMIYGFVRQSGGHITIYSELGQGTTFSLYFPAHGSDPSAGARSDLAKPDLPRGDGQLVLVVEDNARVRRLSVERMHALGYRTIEAETGDAALSILETTPGIALVFTDLVMPGSLTGLDLALLVRSRLPATKVLLTSGYAEEIAQPEARKASQFELLRKPYRQFDLAQMLHRILSGG from the coding sequence ATGACCGAACGTTCGCCAGATTCCAATTTGCTCAGCGCGATATTCGACGCCGCGGTTGATGCGATCATCGTCTCTGACAAAACCGGCATGATCACGCAGGCAAATACCGCCGCCGTCGGCTTGTTTGGCTATGACCTTGCCGAACTGACGACGCTCAACGTCCGGGCATTAATGCCGGGCCCGATGGCGGATCAGCATGACGACTTTATCGCCAGTCACATCGAAACCGGCGAAAAGAAGATCATCGACATAGGGCGCGAGGTTGAAGGGCTGCGCAGGGATGGCACTGTGTTTCCCCTGCATCTGTCGGTTGGACGGGCTGTGGTCGATGGGGAGTTGCTGTTCTTCGCAATCCTGCATGATCTGAGCTATCGCAAAACCACGGAAGAGGCTTTGGCACGCTCTCAACGCCTGGACGCCATCGGACAGATGACCGGGGGCATCGCCCATGATTTCAACAACCTGCTGACGGTTGTGATCGGCAACCTGGAACTGCTGGAGATGCGCCTGGGCGATACTTCCGACGCCGCTCTGCTGACCGATGCGCTTGAAGCGGCCGAACTTGGGGCCGATCTGACCTCGCAATTGATGGTGTTTGCCCGCAAGAGCATTCTGAAACCTGAACCGCTGAACCTGAACGATTTGTGCCAGAAGTCACTTGCCATCCTGCGCCGCACCCTTGGCGCGACCTATGATATCCAAACCCGGTTCAGTCAGAACCTCGCACTGGTCGAGGTTGATCCGACCCAGTTGCAATCGGCCATCGTCAACATGGCGATCAATGCCAAAGACGCGATGCCTGAAGGTGGTAAACTGGTGTTCGAAACAGCCTTGATGGAAATCGACGACCGGTATGTCGCACAAGAAACCGATGTTGAACCGGGGACATATGTGCGCCTGTCGATCAGCGATACCGGCGAGGGGATGACGCCCGAGGCACAGCAACGCGCGTTCGAACCGTTTTTTACCACAAAGGCGATTGGCAAGGGCACAGGGCTTGGCCTGTCCATGATCTATGGCTTTGTGCGCCAGTCAGGCGGACATATCACGATCTACAGCGAGCTTGGTCAGGGCACGACCTTCTCGCTCTACTTCCCGGCACATGGGTCTGACCCCTCTGCCGGGGCGCGGTCAGATCTTGCAAAACCGGACCTGCCGAGGGGCGATGGGCAACTGGTTCTGGTGGTCGAAGATAACGCCCGTGTGCGCCGCCTGTCAGTCGAAAGGATGCACGCCCTCGGCTATCGAACGATCGAGGCCGAAACCGGCGATGCAGCGCTGAGCATTCTGGAAACGACCCCCGGCATCGCACTGGTCTTCACCGATCTTGTCATGCCGGGGTCGCTGACCGGTCTCGATCTGGCGCTGCTGGTGCGTAGCAGATTGCCCGCCACGAAAGTCTTGCTGACGTCAGGCTATGCGGAAGAGATCGCCCAGCCAGAAGCCCGCAAGGCAAGCCAGTTCGAGTTGCTGCGCAAACCCTATCGCCAGTTTGATCTTGCACAGATGCTGCATCGCATCCTGTCAGGCGGCTAG
- the ccoN gene encoding cytochrome-c oxidase, cbb3-type subunit I produces MAIALKLIVLGMITLWAAISANFARDLAFQVHAILIMLVAGGVFLWTLRNYDPDETPVAATGYADGVIRAGVIIAFQLAFPALNFDWAQPFANFGRLRPIHTSAVIFAFGGNALICTSFYIVQRTCAARLWGGNLHWFVFWGYQLFIVLAASGYLLGATQSKEYAEPEWYVDIWLTIIWVAYLVVFLGTIVKRREPHIYVANWFFLSFIVTVAMLHLVNNMAVPVSIFGSKSVQLFAGVQDAMTQWWYGHNAVGFFLTAGFLGMMYYFVPKQAERPVFSYKLSIIHFWALIFLYIWAGPHHLHYTALPDWASTLGMVFSIILWMPSWGGMINGLMTLQGAWDKLRTDPIIRMMVVSLAFYGMSTFEGPMMSIRAVNSLSHYTDWTIGHVHSGALGWNGMITFSALYFLTPRLWGRAQMHSMSAINWHFWLAMIGIVLYAASMWVTGIMEGLMWREVDDQGFLVNSFADTVAAKFPMYVVRGLGGLLFLSGGLIMVWNMWMTIRGPRTSVAAVPAE; encoded by the coding sequence ATGGCAATCGCCCTTAAGCTCATTGTGTTGGGTATGATTACCCTTTGGGCGGCCATATCGGCCAATTTCGCGCGTGATCTTGCGTTTCAGGTTCATGCAATCCTGATCATGCTGGTCGCGGGGGGCGTTTTTCTATGGACGCTGCGCAACTATGATCCGGATGAAACCCCTGTTGCGGCCACCGGTTACGCCGATGGCGTGATCCGCGCCGGCGTGATCATTGCCTTCCAACTGGCGTTTCCGGCACTCAACTTCGACTGGGCACAGCCCTTCGCGAACTTCGGGCGGCTGCGGCCGATCCATACCTCGGCCGTGATTTTCGCGTTCGGGGGCAACGCGTTGATTTGCACGTCATTCTATATTGTCCAGCGCACCTGTGCTGCACGCCTATGGGGCGGCAATCTGCATTGGTTCGTGTTCTGGGGCTATCAACTGTTCATCGTTCTGGCGGCCAGCGGCTATCTGCTGGGGGCGACGCAATCAAAGGAATACGCCGAGCCTGAGTGGTACGTCGACATCTGGCTGACCATCATCTGGGTCGCTTATCTTGTCGTCTTCCTTGGGACGATCGTGAAACGGCGCGAACCGCATATCTATGTCGCCAACTGGTTCTTCCTAAGCTTCATCGTCACCGTCGCCATGCTGCATCTGGTCAACAACATGGCCGTGCCGGTGTCGATTTTCGGGTCCAAATCCGTGCAGTTGTTCGCGGGCGTTCAGGACGCCATGACCCAGTGGTGGTACGGCCACAACGCGGTCGGGTTTTTCCTGACCGCCGGGTTCCTTGGGATGATGTACTACTTCGTCCCGAAACAGGCCGAGCGTCCGGTGTTCAGCTATAAACTGTCCATCATCCACTTCTGGGCGTTGATTTTCCTTTATATCTGGGCCGGTCCGCACCACCTGCACTATACGGCGCTGCCTGACTGGGCCTCGACCCTGGGCATGGTGTTTTCGATCATCCTGTGGATGCCGTCGTGGGGTGGGATGATCAACGGTCTGATGACCCTGCAAGGCGCGTGGGACAAGCTGAGGACCGATCCGATCATCCGCATGATGGTGGTCAGCCTGGCGTTTTACGGGATGAGCACTTTTGAAGGCCCGATGATGTCGATCCGGGCTGTCAACAGCCTCAGCCACTACACCGACTGGACGATTGGTCACGTGCATTCCGGGGCTTTGGGCTGGAACGGGATGATCACGTTCAGCGCGCTCTATTTCCTGACGCCGCGGCTTTGGGGGCGGGCGCAGATGCATTCGATGTCCGCAATCAACTGGCACTTCTGGTTGGCGATGATCGGCATCGTCCTTTACGCGGCCTCGATGTGGGTGACCGGCATCATGGAAGGGCTGATGTGGCGCGAAGTCGATGATCAGGGCTTCCTGGTCAACAGCTTCGCCGACACGGTCGCTGCGAAATTCCCGATGTACGTGGTGCGCGGGTTGGGCGGGCTGCTGTTCCTGTCAGGCGGGCTGATCATGGTCTGGAACATGTGGATGACGATCCGGGGGCCGCGTACGTCTGTTGCTGCGGTTCCGGCGGAATAG
- the ccoO gene encoding cytochrome-c oxidase, cbb3-type subunit II → MAFLDKHKRLERNAMLLLVFSFIVVTIGGAVQIAPLFYLENTIEKVDGVRPYSPLELTGREIYVREGCYTCHSQMIRPMRDEVERYGHYSLAAESMYDHPFQWGSKRTGPDLARVGGRYSDGWHLDHLVDPQSVVPESIMPKYAFLANTLLEPDHIGDLLNAHRMVGVPYSDEMIAQAAADFINQADPDSDYDALLERYPGAQVRNFDGAPGVSEMDAMIAYLQMLGTLVDFSTFVPDASR, encoded by the coding sequence ATGGCATTTCTGGACAAACACAAACGGCTTGAACGCAATGCGATGCTGCTTCTGGTCTTCTCGTTCATCGTGGTGACCATCGGCGGCGCGGTGCAGATCGCCCCGCTGTTTTACCTCGAAAACACCATCGAAAAGGTGGACGGCGTGCGCCCCTACAGCCCGCTGGAACTGACGGGGCGCGAGATCTACGTGCGTGAGGGGTGTTATACCTGCCATAGCCAAATGATCCGCCCGATGCGCGACGAGGTTGAGCGCTATGGCCATTACTCGCTGGCAGCGGAATCGATGTACGATCATCCGTTCCAATGGGGGTCAAAGCGCACCGGGCCGGATCTTGCGCGGGTTGGCGGGCGGTATTCGGACGGCTGGCATCTGGATCACCTGGTTGATCCGCAATCGGTCGTGCCCGAAAGCATCATGCCGAAATACGCGTTTTTGGCCAACACGTTGCTAGAGCCGGATCACATCGGTGATCTGCTGAACGCGCATCGCATGGTCGGAGTTCCTTACAGTGACGAGATGATTGCGCAGGCTGCTGCGGATTTCATCAATCAGGCGGACCCCGACAGCGACTATGACGCGCTGCTTGAACGCTATCCCGGTGCACAGGTGCGGAATTTCGACGGCGCGCCGGGCGTGTCGGAAATGGATGCGATGATCGCTTATCTGCAAATGCTGGGGACGCTGGTCGATTTCTCGACCTTCGTGCCCGACGCCAGCCGCTGA
- a CDS encoding CcoQ/FixQ family Cbb3-type cytochrome c oxidase assembly chaperone gives MDTYSFLRELADSWVLLALTLFFLGVVLWAFRPGSRAQHRDTANIPFRNEDAPDQSEVSR, from the coding sequence ATGGACACTTATTCTTTCCTGCGCGAACTGGCCGACAGCTGGGTTCTGCTTGCGTTGACGCTGTTCTTTCTGGGCGTGGTCTTGTGGGCGTTCCGCCCCGGAAGTCGCGCCCAGCACCGTGACACCGCGAACATCCCGTTTCGCAACGAAGATGCGCCCGATCAGTCGGAGGTGTCGAGATGA
- the ccoP gene encoding cytochrome-c oxidase, cbb3-type subunit III has product MSEDRDDVTGTDTTGHEWDGIKELNNPLPRWWLWTFYATIVWGIGYVIAYPAWPLVNGATAGLLGYSTRAEVAADIAAVDAQNAGLEAQLTAIDLGAIAADDPLHRYAVAGGAAVFRTNCSQCHGSGAAGAKGYPNLLDDDWLWGGSLEDIALTVRHGVRSDDDDDSRYSEMPAFGDLLEAEEITAVVQHVLNISGQDHDAGLAAMGEAVFADHCASCHGEQGEGMRDLGAPKLSDAIWLFGGDAEAITEIVTNSRFGVMPPWGTRLSEADVKAVTTYVHQLGGGE; this is encoded by the coding sequence ATGAGCGAAGATCGCGACGACGTCACCGGCACCGACACCACCGGCCACGAATGGGATGGCATCAAAGAGCTGAACAACCCGCTTCCACGTTGGTGGCTTTGGACCTTCTATGCCACGATTGTCTGGGGCATCGGATACGTGATCGCCTATCCGGCGTGGCCGCTGGTCAATGGCGCGACCGCCGGGTTGCTTGGCTATTCAACCCGCGCCGAAGTCGCCGCCGATATTGCCGCAGTTGATGCGCAGAACGCGGGGCTGGAGGCGCAACTGACCGCGATCGACCTCGGCGCGATTGCGGCCGACGACCCCCTGCACCGGTATGCCGTTGCTGGCGGCGCAGCGGTGTTCCGCACCAATTGTTCGCAATGCCACGGATCCGGGGCGGCGGGGGCCAAGGGGTATCCGAACCTGCTGGACGATGACTGGCTGTGGGGTGGCTCACTAGAGGATATTGCGCTGACGGTGCGCCATGGCGTGCGTTCGGACGACGATGATGACAGCCGATATTCGGAAATGCCTGCGTTTGGCGACCTGCTGGAAGCGGAGGAGATCACAGCCGTGGTGCAGCATGTCCTGAACATCTCGGGGCAGGATCACGACGCTGGGCTGGCCGCGATGGGTGAAGCGGTTTTTGCCGACCATTGTGCCTCGTGCCATGGCGAACAGGGTGAAGGGATGCGCGATCTTGGCGCGCCAAAGCTCAGCGATGCGATCTGGCTTTTTGGCGGCGATGCCGAGGCGATTACGGAGATTGTCACCAACAGCCGTTTCGGTGTCATGCCGCCCTGGGGCACGCGCCTGTCCGAGGCGGATGTGAAGGCCGTGACCACCTATGTTCATCAGCTTGGCGGCGGCGAATGA
- the ccoG gene encoding cytochrome c oxidase accessory protein CcoG — MPASDQPLYAPQEPIFPRRVSGPFRRLKWWILGVTLAIYYLTPWIRWDRGPNLPDQAVLVDLANRRFYFFWIEIWPHEFYFVAGLLIMAGLGLFLFTSALGRVWCGYACPQTVWTDLFILVERWIEGDRNARVRLWKAKWDAKKWRLRVSKWLVWLAIAVATGGAWVFYFTDAPTLARDLVQFTAHPIAYATIAVLTATTFVFGGFMREQVCIYMCPWPRIQAAMMDDDTLTVAYRDWRGEPRGKKHDNTTGDCIDCMACVNVCPMGIDIRDGQQMECITCALCIDACDDVMDRIGKPRGLIDYLALSDEPLERGGAAPRPIWQHVLRLRTMIYTGLWAAVGVGLLFALFIRPEIEMTVAAVRNPTFVVLSDGSVRNVYDIRLRNKQGTAQSFDLSLSDAGLIQLSVEGAEATRLTVPADQTLAARVYLTAPASSAAARADRSDVRLWVENADTGERAYQDNTFNGRGG, encoded by the coding sequence ATGCCCGCGTCAGATCAGCCCCTATACGCTCCGCAGGAGCCGATATTCCCGCGCCGTGTCAGCGGCCCATTCCGCCGTTTGAAATGGTGGATCTTGGGGGTGACGCTGGCGATCTATTATCTGACGCCCTGGATCCGCTGGGATCGCGGCCCGAACCTGCCTGATCAGGCGGTTCTGGTCGATCTGGCGAACCGCCGTTTCTATTTCTTCTGGATCGAGATCTGGCCGCACGAATTCTATTTCGTCGCCGGGTTGCTGATCATGGCGGGTCTGGGGCTGTTTCTGTTCACCAGCGCGCTGGGCCGGGTCTGGTGCGGATATGCCTGCCCGCAGACCGTCTGGACCGATCTGTTCATCCTGGTTGAGCGTTGGATCGAGGGCGACCGCAACGCCCGCGTACGGTTGTGGAAAGCCAAATGGGACGCGAAGAAATGGCGGCTTCGGGTGAGCAAATGGCTTGTCTGGCTGGCGATTGCCGTGGCGACGGGCGGGGCCTGGGTGTTCTATTTCACCGATGCGCCAACGCTGGCGCGCGATCTTGTCCAATTCACCGCGCACCCGATTGCCTACGCCACCATCGCCGTGCTGACCGCGACGACCTTCGTGTTTGGCGGCTTCATGCGCGAACAGGTCTGCATCTATATGTGCCCCTGGCCGCGCATTCAGGCCGCGATGATGGATGACGATACGCTGACCGTTGCCTATCGCGACTGGCGCGGCGAACCCCGTGGCAAGAAACATGACAACACCACCGGCGACTGCATCGACTGCATGGCCTGCGTGAACGTCTGCCCCATGGGCATCGACATCCGCGACGGACAACAGATGGAGTGCATTACCTGCGCGCTGTGCATCGACGCCTGTGACGACGTGATGGACAGGATCGGCAAGCCGCGCGGTCTAATCGACTACCTCGCGTTGAGTGACGAGCCGCTGGAACGCGGTGGCGCGGCTCCGCGTCCGATCTGGCAACATGTACTGCGGTTGCGTACGATGATCTATACCGGCCTTTGGGCGGCGGTCGGCGTGGGGCTGCTGTTTGCGCTGTTCATCCGCCCTGAGATCGAGATGACCGTCGCCGCCGTGCGCAATCCGACCTTCGTCGTGCTCTCCGATGGCTCTGTCCGGAATGTTTACGACATCCGGCTGCGCAACAAGCAGGGCACCGCGCAGAGTTTCGACTTGTCCCTAAGCGATGCGGGTTTGATCCAGCTGAGCGTTGAGGGCGCCGAGGCGACCCGGCTGACGGTTCCGGCGGATCAGACACTGGCCGCACGCGTCTATCTGACGGCCCCGGCAAGCAGCGCGGCGGCGCGCGCGGATCGCAGCGACGTGCGCCTGTGGGTCGAAAACGCCGATACCGGCGAACGTGCGTATCAGGACAACACATTCAACGGACGCGGAGGCTGA
- a CDS encoding nitrogen fixation protein FixH produces the protein MEQEITGRMVLIWMIVAFSVIIGVNLFMAFQAVGTFPGLETGNAYVASQQFQDARDAQEALGWTTSVNYARGVLRLDITGPEGPVEPAELEAILGRATHVGADILPRFTFDGRGFAAPVEVAPGYWNLRLSAMADDGTGFRQRLEFLVRQDD, from the coding sequence ATGGAACAGGAAATCACCGGGCGTATGGTCCTGATCTGGATGATCGTGGCGTTCAGCGTCATTATCGGCGTCAACCTGTTCATGGCATTCCAGGCTGTAGGGACGTTTCCCGGGCTGGAGACCGGAAACGCCTACGTCGCCAGCCAACAGTTTCAGGACGCCCGCGACGCGCAGGAGGCGCTGGGCTGGACCACCTCGGTCAACTATGCGCGCGGTGTCCTGCGCCTTGACATCACCGGGCCGGAGGGCCCGGTCGAGCCTGCCGAGTTAGAGGCGATTCTGGGTCGGGCGACGCATGTCGGTGCAGATATCTTGCCCCGGTTCACTTTCGACGGGCGCGGCTTTGCCGCACCGGTCGAGGTTGCGCCGGGGTACTGGAACCTGCGGCTGAGCGCGATGGCAGATGACGGCACGGGCTTTCGCCAGCGCTTGGAATTTCTGGTGCGACAGGACGATTGA